The DNA window AAGGATCAAGTGCTTCCAACGTTGACACTTCTTTCCAGCCCTTCGTTCCTTTACCTGGCATAACTTTAAATAGTTCTTCCCTTCGTATCatacatttcacattttctatCTGCACTTACGCCTACTCAGCAGCCGGTGGTAGCCCGGTTATTTCCCAACTACTGCAAAGCCTCCTAAACCTTCTGAGTGCCCAAGACTCTTTAGTCTTGTAGCACGTTTTGCTCCTTTAACCGTTATTTCCCAGCGCAACACCAGGGGCCAAGGTTAAACCTGGCTTTCTCAGTCAATCATGTAATGAAAACTGGCTcctcaacagcttttttttcctcacagaatTAGagccaaatgaaaatatttttttccacttcaagtTCTGACAGGACAGGAGGGGACATTCAAAAAAATGAGAATCCAATATATTGGTTATGTGTGTGATAATTTCACATATTTGATAATTCATTCTGACAGTCATTCTCTATCACTGTCAGAACTCTTCtataatatttctttcagctgctgcatTATCAGTTTAAGCACTCGTTTCTTTCAACAGCATTGTTTGCCATGGAAATTAGAGTTGAAAAAGACATGAAGACAGGAGAAAACACAGTGTTATCAACAATACCTCTTCCCTCAAAGGAGTTTAAAGAGACAGGAATTAAAGTCTATGACGATGGCAGAAAGTCAGTCTATGCAGTGTCCACAAATGGCAGCACAACACAAAATGGGATGGATGAACTTGCTCCTGTTGAGGTGGAGGACCTGCTACGACaggcaactgaaaaaaattcccagTCTCCCACAGAGTATCACGAGCCTGTGTTTGCAAACAAATTTTGCAGGCCAGTTACTCCTCAGAAAGACAAATTAGTCCCTGGACCAAAACCGGAAGACACtcagagaagggaaatgaatGGATTTAGCAATCATCAGACAGAACTTTCCTCCAAAACAGAGCCCTTTATGCAGCAACGTAAAGAGAATGGGCTTGACCTTCCAAAGGCAACAGAGCCCAAGTCTCCCTCTCCAGTGCTTTCTCATTTAGAGAAGAAAGCGCACACTAATGCTGAGAACAGGATGATAcctaatgaagaaagaaaagatgcacaTGAGGAATTAAAACCTTTCCAGAACACAAGAGAAAGACATAAGGAGACAAGATTTTTAAGTCCGTGCCACCTTAATGACACATCCCCTGCACctcaagaaaaggaagatgttcAACACAGCATTGTCCAAGCTGTACCATGTTACGTGGATGACTCAGAACCAGTAACCATGATTTTCATGGGTTATCAGCGcattgatgatgatgatgtggAAGCAGACCAGAAATTGTCACGATACGATGGGGTTATCCGTGCAGAACTAGTTATCATTGATGATGACGACGATGACGACAGCAAATCTGAGAAACCAGCATATCATCCCATAGGCCACTATAGTCAGGTTTATCAGCCACCGAGCAGGAAAATGACAGAAGTCCCACAGACAAACCCTGTGAGCAGTCTGGGCGCGAGCCTGAACAAGGTACCCCACAAAAATTCCATCTCCCTACGAGAACAAGAGGAACGCTTAAGCTCACCGACACACCGTGCTCATCTTCACAGCCAGGTATCTGGAGACGGTACCGAAGATCCCTCGCTAACAGGtaacagaaaagggaaatcaTGTCACTGCTGTTTGCTCATGTAGCAAACTGACACTACTCCTGTCTACTAGCAACTGTTCCGCTTTCCTGTTTGGATTGTTTCATGGACTAATATAAACTTActaataatttctttcctcttgtttGTTAACAAACACCAATCTGCATTTTGGTACTATTGAATTATTACATCCTTAGCAATGCACTAGTTACCATATCCAAATTTGGAAGATAAACTATCTcagaaaagccatttctgtAACCTTCAGAGATTAAAAGTGGTTCTCTTTCAAGTGACAATTAAAAGTTCCATTAATGCTACCTCAATTAGCAGAATTAGTTTTCATTTCTACCAGGTAACTAACAGCATTGCTACTTAACACTGTCTCCTCGCTGGAATGTTTTTGTGCCTATCTGCATTCTAACTACTTCCTAGATAATTTCAATTGCTCCTTAAATCAGAATGGCTGTTTAATAGCCAGCTTTACTCTGCATTTTTCTGGAATCAGCATTGCCAACCTTGCCTTGACAATGTTTATGCaagttttaacatttttttttgttaacctGAGTTAGATATTTTTATAGCCTCTGAAACACAATGGAACAGTTTCCATCACTACCGGTGGTTAGTCCATATAGTCCAtagtgttattttttaaaacactttttataTTCCATTAATACTCAAGGTGGTTATTTCTTAGTATAATGTTTTATAATAAAAGGTTGAAAGGACAATAGCAAAATCTTCCAGAAACACGGAAAGCTACTCTTTATTATTTTGCTCCACTTTAACACACACAATTAAGCTGCATTTAAGTATATTTACAGAGCAGCAGATTTCAGGCAGTAGTCACACTCCACTTCAAGGAAAGAATGCTGCGCTTGAATTATAGGAAGATCAGGGGTCCTGATCCTAcattctctccctgctcctcttccagactatattctgaataatttttcaatttGGCAGCAAAAGTATAAGTTTGGGCCCTGCCTAAAGCTGCATTGGCAGCCTGGCATTTCTTTACAATACAGGTAAAGCCAGGAGAGAGGGTGGTCATTGAGTCACGTAAGGAGTTTCAGGTGTTTTTGCATCAGCACATGCTGACTGGGAAGAGCTTTTCAGTAAATAATGCTCTCGGTTTGTAGGAGTATCAACCTCGTGCAGTGATGCACACATCGGCCTGAAATGTTCCAGCGGCCCTGCCCAGCCTCTCTGATCAATGAGGCCACTGCACTTCTTACCACTTGAGAGGCAAGCCTGCCATCTGTGCACGTTCCTGTGTCCTCCAGGGCCAAAGGCTACTGCCAGCAACTCTTATGCTAGCAACTAAAAGCAGAAGTAGCCGATACAGGCAAGATAAACCACTCCAGCAACTGCTCCAGCCCATTATATTTTGCGATTAGTTCCTTAATTCCCCCATCACATACATATATGCGTGTAATGGAGAAGCAACACTCACCCACCAGTTGGTTGCTGCTGAAACAATTCATTCAACCTACAGCCTGCTGCGTGGGTGCTCCTGAACAGATCCTGGGAAACAGGCTTCCAAGAAGGAACTGTGAGCTGGCAGTATGATTTGGGCGGGCCAGATACAGGCCATGAGATGTTAGCTGCACACCTCTATCTGTAACAATCTTTGCTTATTTTGCCTCCTGAAAGAAGCGTCTGAAACTTCTTCCCTGGTAGTCATAGACATTCCCCGAACAATCTGGGTTCTCTCTTTTTTGAggtaagaggaaaaacaaacactgacTTTCAGGAAAGGGGGCATATGTGTAAATTTAGCAAAGACATTTGACAATCCATTCTGTTAATCTGTATTTGGTCTTGCCCATTTACTTACAAGTACCCTACAAAGGAGAAAATAGCCAATTAGGAAAAATTGGTCCTAATTATATTAAAAGCAGTTTGGCAACTGCCTCAAAGATACACCCCAACAGTCAGCACTGCCTCCAAGAGAGTGCCTTAAGTGCCCAGGAGAATTTGGAACTAAGCCATATTCCTCTTTATCCCTCTGCCGATTTATTGCCACTCCCTGGGACATTTTGATCAGTGGAAAAAGCCAGGAAGTGACTCAGTTTTTCCCAAGCAGTCCTGTAATCCTACTGAGACttctaaaaaggaaacaaaaccaggaaagccTCTTAAATCTAGAACAATGTATTACACAGAGCTGTTTCTTAGggaaataaattgttttcaaagcagCCAGTGATGCCCAGCCTAGCAGGGGAGGGCCAAACACCAAACACCACCAGTGAAAAGAGGGGAGTCGAAATTATTTTTGGTACCTCATCATTCATTACTGAAACAACaaactgtaaaacagaagaaataatccTCTCTGAAATGGAAGCATTGGGAGGCAATTGCAGCATTTGAACATTAAACAGGCACCGAGGAGACTCTGAAAAAgaatggaaaggaaggaagctCAGGACAGGCCAGGGAGACGGTCCCTTACGTAACAATCTCgctttgggaaagaaatgaaCCTTCAGAGCAAGTCACTGAAAAAGTTAGTGATGGCCAAGGAAAACTAGGAGGCAGAGGAATTGTTCCATGTGCCAATCTATATAGAGAAATATCAGATTAAATTAGGAGCTTTCAGCATGCCCCAAACTGACAGAAATGTAGGGCAAACCTCTTTCCACGTGGCAGCAATTTTCCTTGCCCCATGAGCTTGGTGGGGGACCAATATCTCAAGGTATGTGCCCTCAGGAAAACCATACAGAGAGAAGGATGACAGTGCTGTAATTAGGACGCCAGTGTTTTGCATTATTAGGagcttattttcttctttaagtttCAGTCAAATGAATTAGTGTGCAAACATTTTTGAAGATTCAATACTCATTAGGGAAATTAAAAGTCCTTGGCAGGGAATAAAGGCTAGATAtagtgggaagaaaaaggaaagggaaaactgaagcTGAATAGGCAGTAAAACCTACTGACAGTATGGAACAGGCTCTCATGGTACATGAGGGTCTGAGGCTTTTGGCAGGTAGCTAGACTAGGTgagctaatttttttccttaccacTGGCAGCTGTGCAACCTTCAAAAAACACAATGGAGACTTAGCTCTATGGGCACTGAAGAAAGCAATGTACCGCAAAACTTTTTAATTGGGAAAAATTCATGCATGTCATCTGTGTCTGTAACACATAGAGCAAGACAAAAACGGACTGTTGGCTACAAGCGAAGCATCAGACTGATTGTTCTCTCAGACCACAGCCAGGACTTGAATCCGTCAGAATTCCTTGGTCTGCAAACAGTACCCAGGGTCTTTGCAAGGGCCAAACTTAACATCAGTGGCCCTATGATATAAAGTTACACTGGGATACTTCTGTGATTTGCAACAACCTCAGCATTCAAAACATAGCTGGAGTTGGACATTTGCTGACAAGCGTAAATCAAGTAAACAGCTGCTTTGACCCCCTGTCTCTCAGTACAGAGATATATGCAGGATGAAGAAACGAGACATGCTATTTTGGTGACTCTTCAAACTAAGAGGTCAGAGGGCTAGAGATTATTCCCACTGCATTCTCAGATCAACTACGTGGTGGGGGGAGGCTCTTACATATCAAACAGCAGCATTATATTGATGTTCTAAAAATAACCTTAATATTTAATCATCTGCCCTGCACTGTCACTTTCAAACTAACCCCCGCTATACCCAGCTACAGACAGGAGCCATACTGATGTTTATACAGGTACTAAGCTACCCCGTCAGACTCAAATCACGAATATGACTAACTCCCACTGACTCACTGCACCAGGAACAGAGGAAAGTTTTGCATGAACatcaacacaaaagaaaaaaggcttccAAACAGTTGCGGCTCCCACTGAGGAGTTTAGTTTAAACAAAGAGTTTGTTTAATTATTCATGCATCCTTTTAATCTGCCAGCATCTAGTCAAGGACAATACCATCTGTCTGCAACGCGTTAGTGAAGGTAACAGAATCAAAACAGTTAGAAGAGAGCTGTGCTAATTTTCAAATAGTGATAATGGAGTAATTTCTTAATATACTCACTTTATTGCAAAATTACCAGAACTAACACCTTctactgatttctttttataacaCTAAAACAATGCTTATTCTGCTGGATTAACCCCCGGAGGTACGtgtattcttcatttttctaaataaagaaaTTTAGCATCAGAAATAGAAAGTTAGTCTTGAAATGCAATggctttgtttattttcttttttcagctctGAGGATGAGAATggcaaagctggggaaaaaggtGATTTAACAGCTGCAATGACGTGGAATTAAAATCTACTACTCAAAGCAGAATAAAGCTAAGAAGAGTTTCTTCAACACACCTGTTTTTTTGATCATAATGCTTGTTTTGCTCCTCCATTTTATGCATCCGGGTTATTTTGCCCTATGCATAATCCAAGGGACTTTAACAACCTTTTAGATTTGACCAGCTGCCACAGACAAATCACATCCTGGATTTTGCTGAAAGTAGTGGAAAGTTACCTAAGACCATAAACGCAGCGCATATCTAAGGATGAAGACATGTGCGTACCTGCTCCCACACAGAGCACATAAACACCCATCTCCACGGAACTGCACAGGAAATTGTTTCACTTAGAAGTGTGCCAATCTACCTGTTCTTGATTGAAAACACTGTCCCAGCATTCTTCTGGTAAAAGCATTGATTAATAGAAAAACTAAACATGAgagaggagcaggaagaaatgtaaatagAAAAGCTGGTTTCCAAGCACTCCACCTTGGCCAGAATTTAAAGCATTCCTTTTTAAGTGAcagcaaaataaaccaaaaatagTAAAGtcagcatttaaatatttagccACCTTCTAGAGCTCCACAGTCCAGCCACCCTTCTATTTTACATAGGACAGTATAGCCATCCTCAGaccctgctcccttccccatGCCACATACGTGCTGCCCACCCGTAACCTTGCAGATGAATCCTGTGCATATCACTATGAACAGCCTGACCTGCCAAGCAACGTTTCACCTCCTAGTTTGCTCAAAAAGCCCTGCTTTTCCAGGAAACTTGTTGCCAGACAGGCAGTGCCTGTCcatcaataaaaagaaaaaaatactacttaGTATACAAGTTTCAGTTGGCCAGGGAGCTAAAATTAGTGCAAGCTTCCCATCAGAAATACTGAGTTGCCAATGGCTTGCAGTTGCAACAGAAGGTCTGTTATAGGTGCAGCCACTGCTGGGCACAGGCTCTCCAGCAAGGTCCAAGGCTCCCACCAAGGAACAGGTTAATTCTTCCCACACAAAGGAGGAGCTACGGGCCTTTAAGCAGCCATAAGGTACAATTACACCTAGAAAAATCACACGCAAATCAGATTCTTCCAGTACATAGTCcttgggaggggggaaaaagtgcCTCATAGCACTACATCCGTGTATTCAAATCAGTATGATAGCTTTATTTTGCTAGTCTTATCCTGGTTTGAATCACTAAAGAGATAAAGCTCAGGTTGCGTTACTCTAATATAGCTGACTCAAATTATGCACCAGCAAAGAACAAGTGTAAGTTTTTTGCTGGTCTTCCTCGTTTCAAAGCAGGAAACTGAAGCTACTACCTCATACTGAGGCCCAATGGTAGTAATCAGCTGACTTGTCGCCTCTGAACACTTGGTGGCTCCCAGTCTGAAGTGGGTAATAATCTCAAATTTTAGGACTTGTCAGAGATGGTTACCTGGAGATTGGAACAGtagataaaaacaaataaatttagCTATATTACAACTTTCCCTATGTCTATCCTggcttctgtgtttctttttttatagtgagggttttttttcctccttatgGTTCTTCTGTAATTTGTGGGTTCTGAGAGCAGCAAAAGTCATTaccttcaatatttttttttaatatcttcttaAAGGTTCTTAACAGGATACACCAAAAAGTGAGAGAGAATGATATGAAGCAGTCATGAGCAGTTTTCATAACAGCGGCAGATTGCTATGGACTCTCACCCCATCTTCCCCAATAAACTTAAACGATCTGGAAAAGGGGTCAAAAATGCTGCTGCCAACATTATGTTTTTCCAAGtagtttaaaagaaaggagACCAAAGAGAGACTTCACAATAGGGAATGCAGAGTAAATCTACAGGTAAAATTCACTACCAATACGTGAAaagtaatgttaaaaaaacagaaataacccTAACCACACACAGCACAAGGACTAGCTGTCAAGCTGG is part of the Phalacrocorax aristotelis chromosome 6, bGulAri2.1, whole genome shotgun sequence genome and encodes:
- the PALMD gene encoding palmdelphin; the encoded protein is MEEAELLKKRFQAITDKRKLQEEITQKRLKVEEEKMKHQHLKKKALREKWLLDGLSSLTPKEQEEMQKQNQEDQQRTHELERDIFRLEKEIEALEREEMEVSAKEEAILKKLKSVEKTTEDIIKSVKTEKAEVEKEAADYIYASIPDLPKYFRPSTLRSTAHAATDNEDKRKALFAMEIRVEKDMKTGENTVLSTIPLPSKEFKETGIKVYDDGRKSVYAVSTNGSTTQNGMDELAPVEVEDLLRQATEKNSQSPTEYHEPVFANKFCRPVTPQKDKLVPGPKPEDTQRREMNGFSNHQTELSSKTEPFMQQRKENGLDLPKATEPKSPSPVLSHLEKKAHTNAENRMIPNEERKDAHEELKPFQNTRERHKETRFLSPCHLNDTSPAPQEKEDVQHSIVQAVPCYVDDSEPVTMIFMGYQRIDDDDVEADQKLSRYDGVIRAELVIIDDDDDDDSKSEKPAYHPIGHYSQVYQPPSRKMTEVPQTNPVSSLGASLNKVPHKNSISLREQEERLSSPTHRAHLHSQVSGDGTEDPSLTALRMRMAKLGKKVI